One genomic segment of Nitrospirota bacterium includes these proteins:
- a CDS encoding BrnT family toxin: MNMIEFEWDERKNESNRKKHGIWFEEAQQVFDDPSGLVFYDEGHSNDEDRFLLLGLSGSSRILVVVFCERWKNKIVRIISARKATKKEIKKYEEGI, encoded by the coding sequence ATGATTGAGTTTGAGTGGGATGAACGGAAAAATGAATCTAACCGTAAGAAACATGGGATTTGGTTTGAGGAGGCCCAACAGGTATTTGATGATCCAAGTGGATTGGTTTTTTATGATGAAGGCCACTCAAACGATGAGGATCGGTTTCTTTTATTAGGATTGAGTGGTTCTTCTAGAATATTAGTTGTTGTATTCTGTGAAAGATGGAAAAACAAAATTGTTCGTATCATTTCGGCTAGAAAGGCGACGAAAAAGGAGATTAAAAAATATGAAGAAGGAATATGA
- a CDS encoding BrnA antitoxin family protein, protein MKKEYDFSKMKAVKNPYASKKKAVGINLSAEVIDYFKGLSKEAGIPYQTLIDLYLRDCVKSKKKPKFEWAA, encoded by the coding sequence ATGAAGAAGGAATATGATTTTTCAAAAATGAAAGCTGTAAAAAATCCTTATGCCTCAAAAAAGAAAGCCGTTGGAATTAATCTAAGCGCGGAAGTTATTGATTATTTCAAAGGACTTTCGAAAGAAGCGGGAATTCCATATCAAACTCTGATAGATCTTTACCTGCGTGATTGCGTGAAAAGTAAAAAGAAACCAAAGTTTGAATGGGCGGCGTAG